Sequence from the Fictibacillus arsenicus genome:
GATCTCATTTATTACTGGATTTGTAGACGTAGGGGATGCGGACGAGCCTATAAGGACAAAAGTGCCTTTACGGGCATACAATCAACAAGGAGACCTTATTGATGTACAGGTGTCTCCTGAAACGGCAGAGGTATCAGTGCCGATAAAGAAACCTAAAAAAACAGTGCCTATTTCCATCCGTACAAGTGGAGAGCTGGAAGAAGGTCTCTCAATTGCGTCAATAACATCTGACCCGAATGAGATTACGCTGACAGGTACAACAACTTCTTTAGATAAATATGATTCATTTAAAGAGATTTCTATAGATCTTAGCAAGATTAAAAAAGATACAACATTAACTGTGGATGTTCCTGTTCCAGATGGAATCGAATCTGTTTCGGTAAAAGAGGTATCCGTTTCGATTGACGTTGAAGATGAAGAGGTTACACGAACGTTTGAAGATGTTCCATTAACATTGCTTGGAACGACCGATGAGAAAAAAGCTACTATTCTAGACCCTGAAGACGGCGCCGTCGATGTGACGGTTAAAGGCAAGAAGAGTACGCTTGATTTGCTCCAAAAATCAGATCTCGAAGGTATTTTGGATGTAAGCCAGCTTGAAGAAGGAACACACGAAGTAAAGATAGATTGGAAAAATCCTGCTGATATTGATCTGACAGATACAGTTCAAGAAGCCAGTGTGGAAATTCAAACAGAAACTAGCAGTCAATAGATGAAGGAGAGAGCAATAATGGGAAAATATTTTGGTACCGACGGAGTAAGAGGAGTTGCAAATACAGAGCTAACGCCTGAACTTGCGTTTAAATTAGGACGTTTCGGAGGATATATTCTAACAAAAGATACAGATAAGCCAAAGATCTTGATCGGCCGTGATACACGAATTTCAGGACAAATGCTAGAAGGCGCTCTTATAGCTGGACTTTTATCCATCGGTGCAGAAGTAATGCGCTTAGGTGTTATTTCAACACCTGGAGTTGCTTTTATTACAAAAGCGCTGGGAGCACAAGCGGGAATCATGATCTCAGCTTCGCATAATCCAGTTGCAGATAACGGGATTAAATTCTTTGGAGCTGATGGTTTTAAGCTTTTAGATGAGCAAGAAGCGGAGATTGAAGCACTTTTAGATAAGGATACAGACGAACTGCCTCGTCCTGTAGGAGGCGACCTGGGATCTGTCAGCGATTATTTCGAAGGCGGACAGAAGTACATGCAATATTTAAAACAAACGATACCTGGAGACTTCTCAGGATTGCATATCGCACTTGACTGTGCACACGGTGCTACATCATCACATGCACCGCACTTATTTGCTGATCTAGAAGCAGATATTTCAACGATGGGCACTAGTCCGAACGGCTTAAACATCAATGAAGGTGTTGGAAGCACACATCCGGAGAAGCTTGCTGCGCTTGTAAAAGAAAAAGGCTGTGACATGGGATTGGCTTTTGATGGTGATGGAGACCGCTTGATCGCGATCGATGAAAAAGGAAACATTGTCGATGGTGACCAAATTATGTTCATCTGTGCGAAGCATCTTAAAGACCAGGGCCGTCTGAAGCAGGATACGGTTGTATCAACCGTTATGAGTAACCTTGGATTTTATAAGGCAGTCGAAGCAAGCGGAATGAAATCTGCTCAAACGGCTGTTGGTGACCGTTACGTAATGGAAGAGATGCGCAAGAACGATTTCAACCTTGGCGGAGAGCAGTCCGGCCACATTATCTTCTTGGATTACACAACAACAGGTGATGGACTTCTTTCTGGAATCCAGCTTGCATCTATTTTAAAAGCAACTGGCAAACCACTATCAGAACTTGCAGGAGAGATGAAAAAATTCCCTCAGCTATTAATCAATGTTAAAGTAGCAGATAAATCTAAGCTGAACGGAAATGAAGCGATTAAAACGGCTATCGATCAAGTAGAAACAGAACTTGAAGGGAACGGCCGAGTGCTTGTGCGTCCTTCTGGAACGGAACCGCTTGTGCGCGTAATGGTAGAAGCACCTACAGAAGAACTTTGCCAAAAGCATGCAGAAACAATCGTAGAAGTCGTTAAAAAAGAGTTAGTATAAGGCTTTTTCTAAAAGATTAGTGCTTGAGGTCATTTTTTCATTCTCTTCATTGACAAGTTGATTGGAGTGAAAGGTGTGAGACTCCTCGAAAATGAAAAATCACATTTTCTTCGTGCGATATAACGCTGACGAAGCCTTCCTTGTCCTGCGGGATCAGTGGGACAGGTGAGACTCCTAAAGGTGCAAAGCGCCAGGAGGCTCACCGCCAGCCCCGCGGAAAGCGAGCACCTGGAGTGGAAATCAACCACTCTCAAAAGCAACAAGGATTACGAAAACAGCCTAGAATAAAAAGGAAGCCTTTCATCCGACATAAAATGAAAAAGGGCACGAAACATATGCATATGCGGCTCACACAAAGGGCTGCTTATGCATATTTTTTTATTATGGAACTTTATGTTTCAACTTTTTCTGAAATAGGGAAAGAATAATAATTGACGGTTTTGAAAAACCCGTGTATGATTATTTTTGTTTACTTCAAATAAAAGGAAGGAGTTTACAGTTAATCATTCATCCAAAAAGCGCCTGAACTGCTGACCGGAAAAAAGCAGTTGACGAGGAAGAGGTTCATCGATATTTCGGCGGATGCCTCTCGGAACATTCACTTCCGTAAGCTTTTGTTCAAATCAGGCAAGGTGACTTCCTGTACAAAGACGAAAGCAAGTGAAACCAAAATAAAAATAGAAAACATAGGTGGGGTTGTGAGCCCCGCTCACGGCCCTCTTATGTAAGCCGTCAGCAGAGTGTGATGGCTTAAGGAGGACGTTTATTTATGTGTGGAATCGTAGGTTATATTGGAAATAATGATGC
This genomic interval carries:
- a CDS encoding CdaR family protein; this encodes MDKLLNSSWFVKIIAFLLALMMYTIVTMETQEEAANRSIFSKMYTESETIQDVEITPYFDEKQYVLTDLPSSVDITLTGSSRLITKATKVDKEVEAYIDLTNEDPGNKRVKVNVRGLPEGVKAKVKPEYVDVILHKKVTKEMPVNVDLKNTRKLPEGYTAGDVEFSPKSVKVTGPEGMINQISFITGFVDVGDADEPIRTKVPLRAYNQQGDLIDVQVSPETAEVSVPIKKPKKTVPISIRTSGELEEGLSIASITSDPNEITLTGTTTSLDKYDSFKEISIDLSKIKKDTTLTVDVPVPDGIESVSVKEVSVSIDVEDEEVTRTFEDVPLTLLGTTDEKKATILDPEDGAVDVTVKGKKSTLDLLQKSDLEGILDVSQLEEGTHEVKIDWKNPADIDLTDTVQEASVEIQTETSSQ
- the glmM gene encoding phosphoglucosamine mutase, coding for MGKYFGTDGVRGVANTELTPELAFKLGRFGGYILTKDTDKPKILIGRDTRISGQMLEGALIAGLLSIGAEVMRLGVISTPGVAFITKALGAQAGIMISASHNPVADNGIKFFGADGFKLLDEQEAEIEALLDKDTDELPRPVGGDLGSVSDYFEGGQKYMQYLKQTIPGDFSGLHIALDCAHGATSSHAPHLFADLEADISTMGTSPNGLNINEGVGSTHPEKLAALVKEKGCDMGLAFDGDGDRLIAIDEKGNIVDGDQIMFICAKHLKDQGRLKQDTVVSTVMSNLGFYKAVEASGMKSAQTAVGDRYVMEEMRKNDFNLGGEQSGHIIFLDYTTTGDGLLSGIQLASILKATGKPLSELAGEMKKFPQLLINVKVADKSKLNGNEAIKTAIDQVETELEGNGRVLVRPSGTEPLVRVMVEAPTEELCQKHAETIVEVVKKELV